A segment of the Streptomyces sp. P9-A2 genome:
TCGACACGGCCGCCAAGGACCGCCTCGGCAGGGTCAAGGTCACCAACTCCTACGTCGTCGGCAACGTCGACTTCATCTTCGGCCGGGCGACGGCCCTGATCGACCGTTCCGTCATCACGCTGAAGAAGCGCTGGGACGGCAGTTCCGCGGGCTACGTCACCGCCCCGAGCACGGCCGCCGGCCGCAACGGCATCCTGATCGCCAACTCCACGGTGAACGGCGACGTCTCGGACCGCACCTTCCACCTGGGCCGCCCCTGGCACGCGGGCGGCGACGCCTCCCTCGACCCGCAGACCACGGTCCGCGACACCACCCTCAGCGCTGCCGTCCGCACCGCTCCCTGGACCGACATGAGCGGCTTCTCCTGGAAGGACGACCGCTTCGCCGAATACCGCAACACCGGCCCCGGCGCGGGCTCCGCCTCCACCGACCGCCCCCATTTGACCGACGCCCAGGCGACGACCCAGGCCGTCAACACCTGGCTGGGCGACTGGACTCCTACGGCGTCCTGACCTGCTCGCCCGGGGCCTGGAGATGTTGCACCAGGCCTCTCAGCAGCCCCCATGCCCCGGGCTCCGCCCCTCCGCCCAGCCGGTGGTGCGGCACGGCCGGCCGCCCCGGCCGAGCCGTACGGGCGGGGGTGCCGCGGGGGTTCGAGGTGACGGGGACGGTGAGGTCCCGTCGCACGGACCGGACCAAGGCGAACAGCGTGACCGGGCCGTGCTCGGCACCCGGTTCGACGGCCTTCAGGGGCGGGGAGTAGGTGCGCTCCGGACCCTGATCAGCGCCAAGCAGTCACCGCGCTTCCGTCAGCGCTTGACCTGCGCCGTGAACAACGCCCACGCGGCCGGGCCGAAGACGAGCACCCGGCCGTCCCGCACCTTGCTGTCGCGGACCGGGACGAGGCCGGGGCAGCCGCCGGCGACCTCGACGCAGTTGTTGTCTCCCCCGTCGCTGTAACTCGACTTGCGCCAGGCGGCGGTGCTGAGGTCGGGAGTCTGCTTCATGATCGGTGCTCCTCCAGTACGTCCCGGATGAACGTCAGCGAGTCCGACGGCGACAGCGCCAGATCCCGCAGCCGATCGTAGGACAAACGGTGGCGCAGGACGTCTCTCGAATCGTCCATCAGTAAGCCTCCGCTGTCACCTTCCGTGTACGCCACAGCGCTTCCGTCCTTCTGCCACAGCAGGGTCAGCGAGCCCTTTCCCATGAGGTCGTGGATTCCGGCCGAGAACGGCAGCACCTGAACGACGACATTGGGCCACTGCGCGATCGCTTCGATGTGCGTCAGTTGACCGTCCCACGTCTCCGGGCCTGCCGCGGGACGGCGGAACGCGAGTTCGTCGATGACGAAACGGACGCTCGGGGCCGGGCTCTTGCTCAGCAGAAGCTGTCGTCCCAGGCGGGCGGCGACCTGTTCCTCAACCGCCTCGCGCTCCTGAACCGTTGTCCGGGAGCCGGACAACACCTCCCTGGCGAAGTCTTCGGTCTGCATCAGGCCGGGCACGTTCGGCGTGTACTTGTACATGATCCGTGCCATCGCCTCCAGGCGCATGAACTCCTTGTACTTGTCCTTGAAGGCGTCGATCCGGGCCAGTTTCCAGAGACTCACCAGCAGGTCACCGGCACCGTAGTACCCGTCGAGGTCCTCCATCACCGTCACCTTGGACAGTCGCTCGCCCGACTCCAGGCGGCACAGATAGCTCTTGTCGTACCCGGACTCGTCGGCCAGCCGCCCCAGCGACTTGCCCTCCTTCTCCCGCAGGAAACGAAGCGTCCGCCCCAGCACCGCACGGCCCGACTCCGCCTGAGTGTCCACCTGTTCGGCCATGTCACTCCTGTCCGTGGTCCGGGGTGACGGACAACGCCTGCCCTCTTCCGCAGCGTACGCGCCGTCAGTGACGATCTAAGCGCGAAAAGTAATCATCGTCGTCGCGCCCTTGTGTACCCGTTCCAGAGGAACGACACCGTCGCCGCCCGAGAAGGGACGTCCCCCCATGAGCCCCTCCCCGCTCCGCCTTCTCCCCTGGACCACGCCCGAAGGAAACCCCTGTTATCTGAGTACCGACAGCAGCCAGAGCCGGTTATCGCTGCTCGCCGACGACGTCGAGGCGGACCAGTTGGACTCGGGTGAGCAGGTGCTCGGGGGCGCCAGGGCCGTGCTCCGCGACCCGGAAGCCGGTGAACGGGCGTTGCGCTTCGCGCTCACCAGGGCGACGGAGTCCCTGGAGGACGTACTCCGGGTCGCGGTCAGCCGGGGAGGACGCATCGAGGCGGGTGGCCGGTGACACGTACCACCGGGGCCGCCCGTCGCCCCTCGCGTTCTACCGTGGACCTCCGGCCCTCCCCCTGTCGCACCCCGGCCGGAGAAGAGGAGCCGGCCATGGCCCACGAGGTGGATCCGAACTCGTGCGAAAGCACACCCGAGGCGATCCGTACGGCCCTGCAACGGCGCCCGGACTGGCTGCGGGCCTTCGAGCAGGAGTGGCTGAGCGCTGCCGCCGACTTCGACCGGCCGGCCCTCGACGCCGTGATCGACAAGTGGTTCCCCTTCGCCTGCGCCTGCGCCACACCCGGGTATCTCGACGACGTCGAGCACATCGTCAGGCGCATGACGGAGGACGACAGCGAGGGCCTCGTGTTCCGCGACGCGGAGGGCCACGGCTATGACGCGGACGGCCGGCCCGTTGGCGTGGGCGGGCCCCGGTGAGCACCTACGCCATCCGGTACGTGGACCGCGCGGCGGCGCGAAAGGCCGCTTTACCGGGCTTCCGGCGAACGTCGCTCGAGAACCTCGAGAAACTGCTCACTCTCAACCCGTTCGGTCCGCCGGCGCTCAGCAACCGCGACAACAGCTGGTCGGCGGCCTTCCGGGGCGGCTTCGTCACCTACGTCGTGTCCAACCGCCACGTCGTCGTCAACGTCATCGACCTCGTGGCCCTCTGACACCGAGGGCGCGTATGACACGCTGAGATCGTGAAAACACCGCCGGATGGGCTGCCTGCGTACCGTGTACTGACCGGTCCCGATGATGTGGCGTTCTGTCATCGTGTGAGCGAGGCCCTGGCGATGGGGTACCGACTCCACGAAGGGCCGGCGGTCACGTTCGACGGCGACCGGGTGATCGTCGCGCAGGCGGTCGTGTGGCCCGGGACGGAAGACCCCACCTCGGCGTGACGGGTCCGCGCCGGGCGTGCGCACGGGATCGGCACGCGTCCGCCCGTCCCCGCTCACTTCCCGTCGGTGTCGGCGGGAGACGCCGCGTCATCGTCTGTCAGGGCTGCCGCCACCGCACGGTGCCGGCAGCCCTGTTCCCCTCGTCGGATGCCGGGGCCAGGGCCTCATCCGATCGAGCGAGAAGGAGACGTTTCCCCTGATCGGCTGTAACGCCGTGCCTACCGTGATCACGTTGCTTGTGCCCTGGGCACGCTCAGCCCACACTTGAGGAGGTGACGTCACCATGACCGCTCTTGCGTACGAGAGGCCCGAGACCATGTCTGAGATCAGGACCGCGGCCGGGCCGGAGAACGGAACCGAGAACGGGCCCGACCTGGACGAGGTCGTGTGGCAGGCATGGAAGGCCGTGGAACTCCCGGAGGGCTACCGCGCCGAGATCATCGAGGGAGCCATCGAGGTGTCGCCCACCGGCCGCCTGTCCCATGCCCAGATCGCCAACCGGCTGCGCAACGCGCTGGTGCGGTTCCTGGGAGAGGGCGAGTACTCGGCGTACCAGGACGCCAATGTCATCTTCCGGCGCAAGGGATGGATCCCCGATGTCTTCGTCGCGCCCGAGGACCTGGAGCCGTACGCGGACGAGGACGGGCTCGGTGTCGATGCGGCGGCGGTTCGTCTGGTGGTCGAGGTGGTCTCGCCCGGAAAGCGCCACGAGGACCGCGACCGGGTCAGGAAGCGCCGTGAATACGCCCGCGCCGGCATCCCGGTATACGTGATCATCGACGACTACGACGCGCAGGGCACCGTGACCGTCCTCACCGAACCCCGGCCCGACAAGGCCGACTGGCTGGGCGTCGTGCGGGTCCCCTACGGAACCGACGTCGACATCCCGAAGGGCCCCGCCACCGGCTTCGTGATCGGAGAGGCGATCACCGGTCCCAAGCGGACCTGAGCCGGAACAGGAAGAAGGGACCCGGTACCCGTAAGGCCTCGCACGGCCTGCCAGGTGCGCCGGGCCCCTCCCCGAGGCCGTCGGTCTGCTAATGCACGATTACTGCACGATCGTGATGCGGTCCGCCGCCGGCGGTGCGAGCGGGTTCGAGGCCGAGGAGTTGGCCGTCAGGTACTGCTCCAGGGCCGTCAGGTCGTCCTCGCCGACCAGGTCGCCCGTGCCCTCCCCGAGGGTCGGGAAGCCGTCTCCGCCACCCGCGAGGAAGCTGTTCGTGGCCACGCGGTAGGTGGCGGCCCCGTCGATCGGCTCGCCGTTCAGCCGGATGGAGTCCGTGACCACCCGGTCCGCACCCGTCTTCGTCAGGTCCAGGGTGTAGGTCAGGCCGGAGGAGACCTGGAGGATCTTCGTCGAGGCCTCGTTCGGGCCGCTCACCTGCTCCTTGAGGACCTGGATCAGCTGGGCACCGGTGAAGTCCTGGAGGTTGACCGTGTTGGCGAAGGGCTGGACGGTGAAGCCCTCGGCGTAGGTGACCACGCCGTCGCCCTCGGCGGCGCTCGCCGCGTGGGTGAGGGAGGCGCGGATGCCGCCCGGGTTCATCAGTGCCAGGTCGGTCTCCGGGTCCAGGGTCCTGCCGTACTCCAGCTGGGCGTCGGCGATCAGGTCGCCGAGCGGGGACTCGGTGCCGTCCTTGACGATGTCACCGGAGATGTGGCCGATGGCGCGGTTGCCGATGGGGGCGGCGAGGGTGTTCCACTTGCCGATCAGCCGGGTCATGTCCGGCGCCTTCGGAACGTCCCGCGTCACCACGTGGTTCGCCGACTTCACGGCCGTACGGGCGATGTCACCCGTGCGGCGGTCGTACGTCAGTGTGGTGTCCGTGTAGAGGCGGCCGAAGGAGGCGGCCGAGGTGACCATGCGGGGGTTGCCCGCCGGGTCCGGGATCGTACAGACGTACGCCGCGTGGGTGTGGCCGGTGACCAGCGCGTCCACCTGGGGCGACACGTTCTCGGCGATGTCCGCGATCGGGCCGGAGACGCCGTCGCCCGCGCCCGGGGAGTCGCAGTCGTAGTTGTACGCGGACGAGGCCGGGAAGCCGCCCTCGTGGACCAGGGCGACGATCGACTTCACGCCCTGGCGCTGGAGCTCCTTGGCGTACTTGTTGATCGTCTCGACCTCGTCCTTGAAGGACAGGCCCTTGACTCCCTCGGCCGAGACGATGTCCGGGGTGCCCTCCAGCGTCACGCCGATGAAGCCGACCTTGACGCCGTTCTTCTTCCACACCCAGTACGGCTTGAGGACGGGCTTCTTGGTCTTCTCGTCCAGGACGTTGGCCGCCAGGTACGGGAAGTCGGCGCCCTTGAACTTCTTGTCCGTGTAGCAGCCGTCGACGGGGTGGCAGCCGCCCTTCTGCAGCCGGGCCAGTTCCTTCGCGCCCTCGTCGAACTCGTGGTTGCCGACGGACGTGACGTCCAGGTCGAGCTTGTTCAGCGCCTCGATGGTGGGCTCGTCGTGGAACAGGCCCGAGATCAGCGGGGACGCGCCGACCATGTCGCCGCCGGCCGCGGTGACGGAGTAGCGGTTGCCCTTGCGGGCCTCGCGCAGGTGCGTGGCGAGGTACTCCACCCCACCGGCGTCGATGTTCTCCGTCGTCCCGTCCTCGTGGAGATGGGTGACCCGGCCCGAGGAACCCGCCGGGGGTTCGAGGTTGCCGTGCAGATCGTTGAAGGACAGCAACTGCACGTCCTGGTAACGGCCCTTGCCACCGTGACCGCCCTTGCCGCCGTCGTGACCCTTGTGGTGGCCGTGCGGCGTGCCGCCCCTGCCCTCACCGGCGCTCGCCGCACCGGCGGGCAGGGCGGCCGCGGTCAGCGCGCCGACGGTGAGCACACCGGCCGCGGTCGCGAGAAGACGGTTCGTACGGCGTCTGCGGCGCCGTACCGACGAGGCCGACGAGGCCGACGACGCGGGTGTGACTGGCATGTGCCCCCCAGTGGGTCTGCGTGGATCCGGATGAGTCATGCGTACTTCGAGATGGCATCGGGGTCGGTCGGGGCCGGTCCACGTCGGTCCTGAGGGGATCCGGAGGAGGCGCGCCAACCGCCCGGAAGCCTAAGGTCAACGCGCGTAGCACGACAGGGGTTTCGTGGTTACATCCTGGTTATCTTTCCTGCCGCCGGTGGCTGCCCGGCCGGATCGGCCGTCACGGCGTGCCCCGTGTCCCGTCCGTTTTCGGCGGGCTCGGCTTACCCTCGTACGCATGACCAGCGACGACATCGCACGCTCCGGCCGCACCCGCTCGCTCCAGACGCACGCCGCGCTCTCCCCGGAGCAGGTCGAGGCGGTTCTCGCGCTGCTCGACGAGGCCGCCGGGACCGACGGACAGCAGGCGGTTTCCGAACAGGGGCGGTTGCAGTTGCGCGGCGGGGAGCGGGCGGGTGTCTCGCACCTGCTGCTCTTCCTCACGGACGAAGGAGACGACGCCGACGCCGGTGAACTCGTCGGCTACGCCCAGTTGGAGGACACCGACCCGATCGAGCCCCCGACAGCCGAACTGGTCGCGCACCCCTCGCACCGGGGGCAGGGACACGGGCGGGCACTCGGGTCCGCGCTGCTCGCCGCCTCCGGCAAGCGGATGCGGGTGTGGGCGCACGGCGGTCACTCCGCCGCCCGGCACCTCGCCCAGGTCCTCGGCCTCACGCTTTTCCGCGAACTGCGGCAGATGCGGCGCCCGTTGGCAGACCTGGACCTGCCCGACCCCGTACTTCCCGAAGGCGTGACCGTACGCGCCTTCGTCCCCGGCCGGGACGACGCCGCCTGGCTCGCGCTGAACGCCGCCGCCTTCGCCCACCACCCCGAACAGGGCTCCCTCACCCAGCGCGACCTCGACGACCGCAAGGCCGAGCCCTGGTTCGACCCGAAGGGCTTCTTCCTCGCCGAACGGGACGGCCGCCTCGTCGGCTTCCACTGGACCAAGGTGCACCGAGCGGAGAACCTCGGCGAGGTGTACGTCCTCGGGGTGAGCCCGCAGGCCCAGGGCGTCGGGCTCGGCAAGTCCCTCACGACGATCGGGCTGCGGCACCTGGCGGAGCGGGGGCTGCCGACCGCCATGCTGTACGTCGACGCCGACAACAAGGCGGCGGTGGCCGTCTACGAGCGGCTGGGTTTCCTGACCCACGAGACGGACCTGATGTACCGCACCGAGATGTGAGACGTGAGGCTTGAGTTCTCAGATCTCACCTCTGAGGTCTGAGAACTGAAGCCGATCGGCCACGAGCCGGAACCCGCACCCCGGC
Coding sequences within it:
- a CDS encoding DUF1737 domain-containing protein, with product MKTPPDGLPAYRVLTGPDDVAFCHRVSEALAMGYRLHEGPAVTFDGDRVIVAQAVVWPGTEDPTSA
- the mshD gene encoding mycothiol synthase, coding for MTSDDIARSGRTRSLQTHAALSPEQVEAVLALLDEAAGTDGQQAVSEQGRLQLRGGERAGVSHLLLFLTDEGDDADAGELVGYAQLEDTDPIEPPTAELVAHPSHRGQGHGRALGSALLAASGKRMRVWAHGGHSAARHLAQVLGLTLFRELRQMRRPLADLDLPDPVLPEGVTVRAFVPGRDDAAWLALNAAAFAHHPEQGSLTQRDLDDRKAEPWFDPKGFFLAERDGRLVGFHWTKVHRAENLGEVYVLGVSPQAQGVGLGKSLTTIGLRHLAERGLPTAMLYVDADNKAAVAVYERLGFLTHETDLMYRTEM
- a CDS encoding Uma2 family endonuclease, which gives rise to MTALAYERPETMSEIRTAAGPENGTENGPDLDEVVWQAWKAVELPEGYRAEIIEGAIEVSPTGRLSHAQIANRLRNALVRFLGEGEYSAYQDANVIFRRKGWIPDVFVAPEDLEPYADEDGLGVDAAAVRLVVEVVSPGKRHEDRDRVRKRREYARAGIPVYVIIDDYDAQGTVTVLTEPRPDKADWLGVVRVPYGTDVDIPKGPATGFVIGEAITGPKRT
- a CDS encoding helix-turn-helix domain-containing protein; its protein translation is MAEQVDTQAESGRAVLGRTLRFLREKEGKSLGRLADESGYDKSYLCRLESGERLSKVTVMEDLDGYYGAGDLLVSLWKLARIDAFKDKYKEFMRLEAMARIMYKYTPNVPGLMQTEDFAREVLSGSRTTVQEREAVEEQVAARLGRQLLLSKSPAPSVRFVIDELAFRRPAAGPETWDGQLTHIEAIAQWPNVVVQVLPFSAGIHDLMGKGSLTLLWQKDGSAVAYTEGDSGGLLMDDSRDVLRHRLSYDRLRDLALSPSDSLTFIRDVLEEHRS
- a CDS encoding bifunctional metallophosphatase/5'-nucleotidase; protein product: MPVTPASSASSASSVRRRRRRTNRLLATAAGVLTVGALTAAALPAGAASAGEGRGGTPHGHHKGHDGGKGGHGGKGRYQDVQLLSFNDLHGNLEPPAGSSGRVTHLHEDGTTENIDAGGVEYLATHLREARKGNRYSVTAAGGDMVGASPLISGLFHDEPTIEALNKLDLDVTSVGNHEFDEGAKELARLQKGGCHPVDGCYTDKKFKGADFPYLAANVLDEKTKKPVLKPYWVWKKNGVKVGFIGVTLEGTPDIVSAEGVKGLSFKDEVETINKYAKELQRQGVKSIVALVHEGGFPASSAYNYDCDSPGAGDGVSGPIADIAENVSPQVDALVTGHTHAAYVCTIPDPAGNPRMVTSAASFGRLYTDTTLTYDRRTGDIARTAVKSANHVVTRDVPKAPDMTRLIGKWNTLAAPIGNRAIGHISGDIVKDGTESPLGDLIADAQLEYGRTLDPETDLALMNPGGIRASLTHAASAAEGDGVVTYAEGFTVQPFANTVNLQDFTGAQLIQVLKEQVSGPNEASTKILQVSSGLTYTLDLTKTGADRVVTDSIRLNGEPIDGAATYRVATNSFLAGGGDGFPTLGEGTGDLVGEDDLTALEQYLTANSSASNPLAPPAADRITIVQ
- a CDS encoding DUF397 domain-containing protein; protein product: MKQTPDLSTAAWRKSSYSDGGDNNCVEVAGGCPGLVPVRDSKVRDGRVLVFGPAAWALFTAQVKR